In the Alphaproteobacteria bacterium genome, GCAAGGCCTCGGCTTCCACCGGCGCCGCCTTTAGGGCAACGGCCAGATCGGACAAAGCCTTGGCCTCGGCGGCGCTGGCCTTGCGATAGGTTTTCGCTGGCTTCACGAAGTCGTCGTAATAGGCGATGGCGTAGCCCGCCAGACGGTCCAGCATGGGATGGGTTTCGGGCGACGCCGTGGGCGCGTAGCGCTGGATATAGCGCCAGATGGTAGCTTTATCCTCGGCATGCGCCACCGACACCAAATTTAGCAGCATCGCGAACCCCACCGGGGCGGCGTTGATTGGCGGCTGTCCGGCATGAATGTGCCAGACTGGATTGTCCAACCGCGCTTTTTCCTCCTGGGCCGGAAATTTCTCGACGCCAGACAGGTAATCATCGACCGCACGCGGAATGACGTCGAAGAACAGACGCTTGGCCCGCTTGGGTGCTTGATACATGTACCAAGCCAGGCTTTCCTCGGGCGCATATTTCAGCCAGTCTTCCACCGCCAAGCCGTTGCCTTTCGACTTGGAAATTTTCTGACCCTTGTCGTCCAAGAACAGCTCGTAGGTCAAATTCAAGGGCGGTTGTCCGCCCAGGATGCGGCAAATCTTCGAAGACAAAGTGACCGAATCGATCAAGTCCTTGCCGCTCATTTCGTAATCGACGCCCAGCGCGTACCAGCGCATCGCCCAGTCGCATTTCCACTGCATCTTGCAGTGCCCGCCGGTCACCGGCGTTTCCTTGAAGCTGCCGTCCTCGTCCTTATAAACGATGGCGCCCGCCGCCAGATTGCGCTCGACCACCGGCACTTGCAGCACCCGGCCCGTGGTTGGGCAGACCGGCAGAAAGGGCGAATAAGTTTCGCGGCGTTCCGGCCCCAAGGTGGGCAGAACGACATTGATCACGTCGTCATAGCATTCCAGCACGCGCAGGGCGGCGCGGTCGAAACGGCCCGACTTGTACCAGTCGGTGGCCGACTGGAATTCGTAGTCGAAACCGAAGGAATCGAGAAAGCCGCGCAGCCTTGCATTGTTGTGATGGCCGAAGCTCTCATGCGTGCCGAATGGGTCGGGAATGACGGTCAAGGGCTTGCCCAGATGCGGGGCCACGATGTCCTTGTTGGGGATGTTGTCGGGAATTTTGCGCAGGCCGTCCATGTCGTCGGAAAAGGCGAACAGGCGGGTGGGAATCTGCGGCGCCAACAGCTTGAAGGCGTTGCGCACCATGGTGGTGCGCACCACTTCGCCGAAAGTGCCGATATGCGGCAGGCCCGAAGGACCATAGCCGGTCTCGAACAAGACATAGCCTTTCTCGGGCGCTTTGCCCTTCAAACGCTCTTCGAGCAGCATCTTGGCTTCCTGGAAGGGCCAGGAGCTCGAGCTATGGGCAAGGGCGGAAAGATCGGACATGGCGGACGGCCTTCATGACATTGAGGGGACGTTGATAGGACTCCCCGCCCCATCCGTCAACATGGCTTGTCTTGGGCAAGACTGCGGGCCATCATCGGATCATGATCGCAAGACTGATCTTGGCGGGCGGGCAGGCGAAACGCATGGGCGGGGCCGACAAGGCTCTGATCGATCTGGCGGGCAAGCCGCTGATCGCCCATGTGATCTTGCGCCTGCAAGAATCCCAGGCGGGCAGGCTGGCGATCAGCGCCAATGGCGATCCGGCCCGTTTTGCCGATTTCGGACTGCCGGTGCTGCCTGATCTCGTGCCCGGTTTTCCAGGCCCGCTGGCGGGCATTCTGGCGGGCATGGACTGGGCTAGAAGCCATTTCCCCGATGGACAATGGCTGTTGACCGTTCCCTGCGACGCCCCCTTCATCCCCCTTGATCTGGCCGAAAGGCTGCTCAGCGCCGTGCAAAACGGGGGGGCCGAACTGGCCCAGGCGTCTTCTTGCGGGCGCGATCATCCGGTGATCGGTCTGTGGCCGCTGTCTCTGGCCGACGATTTGCGCCACGCCCTGACCGTGGAGAGGCTTCACAAGGTCGGCCAGTTCGCCAGACGCTATAAAAGGGCGATGGCCGACTTTCCGCTGGCTAACGGGCGCGACCCCTTCATGAACGTCAACTGCCCCCAGGACCTGGAGGCAGCCACCAGTCTTGAAGCGCCGCCTCGCTAGGCGCCAGCAGCACCGCCATGCCGCCGGTGAACTTTTCCCAGGCCTCGCGGTAATCGGGGGCCACGGTGGTCAGGACGGGAATCTCCTCGGCCATCAGGGCCAGCATTTCATGGGCCAGCCCCTGGCCTTCGCTTTCCAAATGCGAGAATTTGTTGACCACCACCAGATCGGGCCGTTCCGCCAGCGCGCGCCTTAGGCACTGGGTGGCGTCGGCTACCCCTTGCACATCCACTTGGCAACTGGCCGACTGACCCAGATTCTGCTTGATCGAGAAGCGCTTGCCGCTGTCGATCTCGACCAGTTCCATGGCCGTCTTGCGCCCCGCCTCGCGCCTGGTTTCCTGGATCAACCCCTGGACGCGCAGGCCCTTCGCCAGCAGCTTGCGGGCGAAAGCGATCAGATGACGTTGAGAGGTGGCCGAGTCCGGCTGGGACAGGATGGCCGCCGGTCGCCGATAGGGTTGCGCGGTTGACATGGCCCAGCTTGGCCCGTTTGATGGGCAAAGATCAAGAGAGGGGCTGATGGAAGATTCGATTCGTCTGGCGGAAGTGTTGTGCGCAAGACTGTGCCACGATCTGGCGGGGCCGGTGGGCGCCGTCTCCAATGGCGCGGAATTGCTGGAAGAAGACGATCCGGCGATGCAAGACGAGGCGACGGCCCTGATGGCGGGCGCCGCCGGTCAGATCGCCGCTCGCCTGCGCTTTTTCCGCGCCGCCTTTGGTTGGGAAGGCGGGGGAGCCAAGGACCTTGCCGAAGCGGGCAAAATCTGCGCCGACTTCCTGGCCCCGCTGGCCGGGCAGCCGCCCAGATTCGCCTTTGAAGGCCCCGCCGGGTCGGACCCCGGGCCGGTGGGCTTGAAAATCCTGCTGCTTCTTGTGCTGCTGGGTTCCGAGGCTCTGCCGCGTGGCGGACGCCTGACCGTCATGGCCGACCAGGGAAAAATGGAAGTTCTGGCCGAGGGAAACGGCGCCGTCCTGTCGGAAGACTTGGCCGTTCTGGCCAACCCATCAGCCCCTCCCCCAGCCCCTAGCCCTAAAACAGCCCCTCTCCTACTAGCTATGGGGTTGGCAAAAATAGCTGGCTGGACCATCGCCGCGCAAAGCGGTTCTGGCCGGGTGGTTCTGGCGGCCTTGCGATAATTTCCTGAAAAACGGGCGGGTTAGCCGAATGGAGGGCTTCCGTTCGGACTCTTTTGCATGGTAATAAAGTAGTGAGGGGAAAAAAGAAGTCCGAATGGCCGGAATTGGCGTCATCGGGCTCACCTAGGCTTTGCGCCGCGAATGTCGCCTGATGGAGAATGAACATGGATGACCTGTTAAGCGAATTTCTGACCGAGACGTCTGAAAGCATTTCCGTTCTCGACGTCGCCCTGGTCAATCTGGAACAGAATCCAAACGACCGTGAAATTCTCCAGAACATCTTTCGCCTGGTCCACACGATCAAAGGCACCTGCGGATTTCTGGGTCTGCCCCGCCTGGAAGCGGTGGCCCATTCGGCGGAAAACGTTCTTGGCAAATTCCGCGACGGCGAGTTGGAAGTCGGCGCCCAGGCCGTCACCCTGATCTTGGGGTCGATCGACCGCATCAAACTGATCCTGTCGCATCTTGAGCAGCACGAGGCAGAGCCGGAAGGCAACGACCAGGATCTGATCGTTCAGTTGAACGCCATGGCCGAGGGCAAGGCCCCGCCAGCGGCAGCCGCGGCTGCGCCGCCCCCACCGCCGCCCCCACCGCCACCGCAACCTTCGGTCTCGAAGAAGGAACCCCTGCCCGGCGAGTTGAGCGACGAGGAACTGCAGCGCATCTTCGACGCCACCCCTGGCCCGGCGGATATGGCGCCTCCGCCGCCGCCTCCGGCGCAGGAACAATCGCAGCCAGCCCATCCTTCCGAGCCGCATGAAGCCAAAGCGGGCCTGCCCGCCAACGCGGCTGGCTTGCCCGCCACCCAAGGTGAATCGAAGGCCCCGGCGATGTCGGGCGATGCCAAGGAATCGGCAGTCGCCGCCCAGACCATCCGCGTCAACGTCGAACTACTCGAAAACCTGATGACCCTGGTTTCCGAGTTGGTGCTGACCCGCAACCAGCTTTTGCAGATGGTGCGCGGCAGAGACGATTCGGAATTCTCGGCCCCCTTGCAGCGTTTGTCGCACATCACCACCGACCTGCAGGAAGGCGTGATGAAGACCCGCATGCAGCCCATCGGCAACGCCTGGGCCAAGCTGCCGCGCATCGTGCGCGATCTGTCGGTGGAAACCGGCAAGAAGATCGATTTGCAGATGATCGGCGCCGAAACCGAACTTGACCGCCAGGTGTTGGAACTGATCAAGGATCCGCTGACCCACATGGTGCGCAACTCGGCCGATCACGGCCTTGAAGGCACCGAGGACCGCAAGAAGGCGGGCAAACCCGAACTGGGCAAGATCGTGCTGAACGCCTATCACGAGGGCGGCCACATCATCATCGAGATCAATGACGACGGCAGGGGCCTCAACATGGGCCGCATCCGCACCAAGATCGTGCAGAACGGCTTGGCCAGCGAGGCCGAGTTGGACAGCATGTCCGACCAGCAGATCCAGCAGTACATCTTCAAGGCCGGTTTCTCGACCGCCGAAAAGGTGACCAGCGTTTCGGGTCGCGGCGTCGGCATGGACGTGGTGCGCACCAACATCGAAAAGATCGGCGGCACCATCGAATTGAAGTCCGTCGAGGGCAAGGGCACCAACTTCACCATCAAGATCCCGCTGACCCTGGCCATCGTTTCGGCGCTGATCGTCGAATGCGGCGGCGAGCGCTTCGCCATTCCGCAGATCAGCGTGCTGGAACTGGTGCGCACCACCGGCACCAGCGAAAACGCCATCGAGATGATCAACAACGCGCCGGTGCTGCGCCTCAGGGATCGCCTGCTGCCGCTGGTGTCGCTGAAGACGCTGCTCAAGCTGGGCAAGCCGGAAGACGAGAAGCTCGAGGAAACCTTCATCGTGGTGGCGCAGGTCGGCACCTATTCCTTCGGCATCGTCGTGGACCGCGTCTTCGACACCGAGGAAATCGTGGTCAAGCCGGTGGCCCCCATCCTGCGCAACATCACCATGTTCTCGGGCAACACCATCCTGGGCGACGGTTCGGTGATCATGATCCTTGACCCCAACGGCATCGCCGCCGCCACGGGCGCCATGGCGGGCAGTTCGCAGGCCACGGAGCAGGCGCATCTCAAGGACATGCATGGCGAGGAAAAGACCTCGCTGCTGGTCTTCCGCGCTGGCGGCGAGGACCTCAAGGCCGTGCCGCTGGCCCTGGTGGCCAGACTCGAGGAAATCGATGTTGGCGCGGTCGAACAGTCGCACGGCAAGCCGGTGGTCCAGTATCGCGGCCACCTCATGCCGCTCATCATGGTCAACGAGCGCTGCCAGTTGCAGGCCGAGGGACGCCAGGCGGTTCTGGTCTTCTCGGATCACGAACGCTCGATGGGCTTGGTGGTCGACGAAATCGTCGACATCGTAGAAGACATCTTGAAGGTCGAGATCACCGTGGCCCAGCCCGGTCTGATCGGCACCGCCGTGATCGCCGGCAAGGCGACCGACGTGATCGACGCCGGTTTCTACCTGACCCAGGCCTTCGGCGACTGGTTCGGCGTGGCCAAGGAAACCTCGGCCTTCGGCGAAGAGGGAGCCAGCAAGCGCATTCTACTGGTCGATGACAGCCTGTTCTTCCGCAACCTGCTGACGCCGCTTCTTTCGGTGGCCGGCTTCGAGGTGACGGCGGTGGAAGCGGTCGACAAGGCGCTGCAGCTGAGAGAGCAGGGCTACACTTTCGACGCCATCATCAGCGACATCGAGATGCCGGGCCTGAACGGCTTCCAGTTCGCCGAAGCCGTGCGCGGCGACGCGCGCTGGATGACGGTGCCGATGATCGCTTTGTCCTCGCACGCCACCGAGAAAGACTTCGAACGCGGACGCAAGGTGGGCTTCAACGACTATGTCGCCAAGTTCGACCGCGATGCGCTGCTTGAAACCCTGAACCAGATCGTCACCCTTGGAGGCGCGGCATGAACCAGCTCGTTCCCGCAGGCAAGCGTTCGCTCGCCGAAGTCACGGCTGAAACCCAAGACTACGTCACCATGTTCATCGACGGGCAGATGTTTGGCATCCCCGTGTTGACCGTTCAAGACGTTCTGGGTCCGCAGAAAGTCACCCGCATTCCCCTGGCTCCCCGCGAAGTAGCGGGATCGCTCAATCTACGCGGCCGCATCGTGACCGCCATCGACGTGCGCAGACGCCTGGGATTGAAGGACCGCGAAGGCGTCACCAAGCCCGGCATGAGTGTCGTGGTCGACATGAACGGCGAGTTGTACAGCCTGCTCATCGATTCGGTGGGAGAGGTCCTAAGCCTGCGCTCGGCATCTTTCGAGCGCAACCCCCCCACCCTTGACGCCCTCTGGCGCGAGTTTTCGACGGGCATCTACCGCCTGGACGGCAAGCTCCTGGTGGTGCTCGACGTCCAGCGGCTGCTTGACCTGGGCCGCTCGGAAAGCTAGTGATCAACTATTGCATTTGGGAACGTCCGAAACAGCCGAATCGAAGCGAAGGCTCTGAAACAACATGAAACTCTGTCTCGTGGTCGATGATTCAAAGGTCATCCGCATGGTGGCCCGGAAGATTTTGCAGGAACTCACGTTCGAAGTGGACGAAGCCGCCGACGGCAAGGCCGCTCTCGAGTTGTGTCAAAAAAGACTCCCCGACGCCATCCTTCTCGACTGGAACATGCCGGTCATGAGCGGCATCGAATTTCTGCGCGAGCTTCGCAAGCTGCCCGGCGGCGATGGTCCGAAGGTGGTGTTCTGCACCACCGAGAACGACATCGAGCATATTCAAGAGGCGATACTGGCAGGCGCCAACGAGTACATCATGAAGCCCTTTGACAGCGAAATCCTACAAGCCAAGTTTTCGCAAGTCGGACTGCTGTGAAGGGTATGGGGTGAGATAGTCGAATGGGTATCGAAACCGGGGCGGCGCGCCCGCCTCAGGCCAATGGAACAGACCCCTTCCGGGTAATGGTCGTCGATGATTCCGCCGTCGTGCGCGGCATCGTCACCAAGATGCTGGAAGAAGACAAGGCCATCCAGGTCGTCTCTTCGGTTGGCAACGGCCAGATGGCCCTGAACGCGCTGGAGCGCTACGACGTCGAAGTGATCGTGCTCGATATCGAAATGCCGGTCATGGACGGGCTGACGGCGCTTCCTCTGCTGCTGAAAAAGGACCCCGACATCCAGGTCATCATGTCCTCGACGCTGACCCACAAGAATGCCGATGTCACCCTGCGCGCCATGGAAGCCGGAGCCGCAGACTACGTGCCCAAGCCCACCTCGTCGAAGGATCTGGGCGCAGGTCAGTTCAAGAACGAACTGATCGAGAAGGTCAAGGTTTGGGGCCAGGCCAGACGCAGAAAACCCAAGCGCGCGGCGCCTCCGGGCGGATTCCCCGAACGCGCCAAGGTTCCGGCCGGGCAAGCCGCCGTCAGGCCCTCGGTTCCCTTATATGCCGGCGCGGTCACCTTGCGCCCAGCCAGCACCGATTCGGTCGATCTGATCGCCATCGGCAGTTCGACCGGCGGCCCGCAGGCCCTGTTCGCCGTGCTGGGCGCTCTGAAGGGCGCTCCCATCCGCCAGCCGATCCTGATCACTCAGCACATGCCCGCCACCTTCACCACGATTTTGGCCGAGCACATCACCCGCCTGTCGGGTTGGAACGCGGCGGAAGGCAAGGACGGAGAAGTGATCCAAAGCGGGCGCGTTTACATAGCGCCCGGCGACTTTCACATGGTGGTCGAGGTCCAGGGAACCAACAAGGTCATTCGCCTTAATAAGAATCCGCCCGAGAATTTCTGCCGCCCGGCGGTCGATCCGATGTTTCGCAGCATCGCGCAGGCCTATGGCAAGCGCGTGCTGGCCGTCGTGCTGACCGGCATGGGCCAGGACGGCATGAAGGGCGGGCAAGTTCTGGTGCAGGGCGGGGCGACGATGATCGCCCAGGACGAAGCCACCAGCGTGGTGTGGGGCATGCCGGGCGCGGTGGCCACGGCGGGCATTTGCTCGGCCGTTCTGCCGTTGCCGGAAGTGGCGCCCTACATCCTCAAAGTTTCGCAGCGCAGGTGAAGCCATGAAGCCCGAAGATTTCGACTTCATCGCGAAATTCATCAAGGACCGGTCGGGACTGGTGCTGACCAGCGACAAATCCTATCTGCTGGAAAGCCGTTTGATGCCCATCGCCCGCAAAAGGGGCTTGAAGGGTCTGGACGAACTGATCGGCACGGTCAGGGCCAGCCGCGACGAGGCCTTGGGCCGCGAAATCACCGAAGCGATGACGACCAACGAGTCGTTCTTCTTTCGCGATTCGAAGCCCTTCGACCAGTTCAAGGACATGGTTCTGCCCCACATCCTGAAGGTTCGGGCGGCCAAGAAAAGTTTCCGCATCTGGTGCGCAGCCTCGTCTTCGGGCCAGGAACCCTATTCGCTGGCCATGATCTTGAAAGAAGAGCAGGCCAAACTGGCGGGCTGGAAAATCGATATCGTCGGCACCGACATTTCGACCGAAATGCTGGAAAAGGCCAAGGCGGGCGTCTATTCGCAATTCGAAGTGCAAAGAGGCCTGCCCATCACGCTGCTCGTCAAATACTTCAAGAAGAAAGACGAAGTGTGGCAGATCGATGCCGCCATCCGCGCCATGGTCCAGTATCGCGAATGGAACCTTTTGACCGACCTGAAGGCGCTGGGCCAGTTCGACGTCGTGTTCTGCCGCAACGTGCTGATCTATTTCGACCAGCCGACCAAAACCCGCGTGCTTGGCAATATTGCGGGGCTGATGCCCGACGATGGGTTCTTGTATCTGGGTGGCGCCGAAACGGTTCTGGGCATTTCCGACAAGTTCAAGCCCATTCCCAACCAGCGCGGCATCTACGGCATCAACAAGGATCCGGCCCCGCAAGCCCCGCCAGGGTTTGCCGCCAAGACCTGAGCGCTTTGCGCATCGCCGTCGTCACGCCCTATTACCGCGAGTCCGATCTCGTTCTGACGCGCTGCCTGGACAGCGTTGCCGGACAAACCCACCCCTGCATGCATATTCTGGTCGCCGACGGCTTTCCCAATCCCTTGGCTGACCGATGGCCCAACGCCGTCCATTTGAAGCTGGACCAATCTCATGGCGACAATGGCGACACGCCGCGCGGCATTGGCGCCGACTACGCGCTATCTGAAGGATTCGAGGCGCTGGCCTTTCTGGACGCCGACAACTGGTACCGGGCAAGACATTTGGAAACGCTTGTGCGCCTGCATGGCGAGACGGGGGCTTCGGTCCTGGTGGCCGGGCGCAGCTTCCACCGCGCCGACGGTTCCGAAATCGAAGGCTTGAGCGAAAAGGGCGACGGCCTTCATTATGCCGACACCAGTTGTCTGATGCTGACCGGCAAGGCGATGGAGGTTGCGCCCCTGTGGGCGGCCATTCCTCAGCCATTGGCCCCCATCTGCGACCGCATCTTCTGGCAAATGCTGATGGCGCAGGGCTTCAAGACCGCCGTTTCGTCAGAGCGCAGCGTCGCCTTCACCACCCAATATGCCGCGCATTTCTTGGCCGTGGGCGAGACGCCCCCCTTGGGAGCGAAAGACGCCAGCCAGTCGCAGGCCGCCGCCGCCTGGTGGAACGCCCTGTCCCCAGACGAACAAAACCGCCTGAACCGCCTCATGGGTTTCCCATGACAGGACAGCGCCTCAAGTTTATGATCCAGACAGACAGATTTTTGGGACAAGCAACGTGACGTCATCGACTTCGGATATCCAGGCCTTGATGGACGGCATCGGCCAGAAGGCCCGCCAAGCATCCTCCATGCTGGCGCAGGCCAAACGGCAAGCCAAGGACGCCGCCCTGTTGAGCGCCGCCGCCTTCATTCGCCAAAACGCCCAGGCCATCTTGGCCGCCAACGCGCTCGACATGGCGAGCGCCAGGGCCAAGGGCCTGTCGGGCGCTTTGCTGGACCGTCTCAAGCTGGATGAAAAGCGCGTCGAAGCCATGGCCAAGGGCCTGGAAGAGGTGGCGGACTTGGCCGACCCGGTGGGCGAAACCATGGCCGAGTGGACCAGACCCAACGGGCTGCGGATCCAGCGCGTGCGGGTTCCCCTGGGCGTTATCGGCATCATTTACGAATCGCGCCCCAACGTCACCGCGGATGCGGGCGGGCTGTGCCTGAAATCGGGCAACGCGGCCATCTTGCGCGGCGGCTCGGAAAGCATCAATTCCTCGGGCGCCATCATGGATTGCCTGCAAGCCGGACTGCGCCAAGCGGGTCTTCCCCAAGAAGCGCTGCAGATGGTGCCGGTCGCCGACCGCGCCGCCGTCGGCCATATGCTGACCATGACGAAATATATTGACGTCATCGTGCCCAGGGGCGGCAAGTCGCTGATCGAGCGCGTGATCAAGGAAAGCCGCATTCCCCTGTTCCAGCATCTGGAGGGGTTGTGCCACACCTATGTTGATGGCAAGGCCGATCTTGAAATGGCGCGCCGGATCGTGCTGAACGCCAAGATGCGGCGCACCGGCATTTGCGGGGCCACCGAAACCCTGCTGATCGACCGGGCCGGGGCAGCGACGCATCTGGCTCCCATCATCCAGGACCTTCTGGACGCGGGCTGCGAAGTGCGCGGCGACGAAAGCGTGCGCACCGTCGATGCGCGCGTAGTGGCCGCCCAGGACGAGGACTGGAACACGGAATATCTGGACGCCATCATCTCGGCCCGCCTCGTCGATGGGCTGGAAGACGCCATCGCCTTCATCAACCGGCATGGCTCGCAGCATACCGACAGCATCGTGACCGATGACCCGGCCAGGGCCGAAAAATTCCTGAACGAGGTCAATTCGGCCATCGTCCTGCACAACGCCTCGACCCAGTTCGCCGATGGCGGCGAATTCGGCATGGGCGCCGAGATCGGCATCGCCACCGGCAAGCTGCACGCCAGGGGGCCGGTCGGCGTCGAACAATTGACCACCTACAAATACCGGGTCCTGGGGTCGGGCCAGGTTCGTCCAGGCTGATGTGGAAACCGCCCCTGCCCAGACAGGGAGACCGGCGAAAACGAGCCGTCGGGCTGCTGGGCGGCTCGTTCAACCCAGCCCATGAAGGTCATGTGCATGTCAGCCGCATGGCCAAGCAGGCCCTGGGGCTGGACGAGGTTTGGTGGCTGGTCTCGCCCCAGAATCCATTAAAGCCCATCAGCGGCATGGCCCCTTTCAGAACCCGGATGGAGCAGGCAAAGACCCTGACCGCCCTCATTCCCTTCATCAAGATCAGCGATGTCGAATCCAAGTTGGGCACGCGCTACACCGCCGACACGGTGGCCATATTGCAAAAAAGGCTGCCCGGATTGCGCTTCGTCTGGCTGATCGGGGCGGACAATCTGGCCCAATTGCCGCGTTGGCGGGGTTGGACCCGCCTGATGCGCTTGCTGCCCGTTGCGGTGATGGCCCGCCCGGCCTATTCTTTACCGGCGCTGGCGGGCAAGGCGGCCAAACGGTTCGAGCGTTTCCGCACCCCGGCGCGCAGACTGGTCAAGGCGACGCCACCCGCCTGGAGTTTCCTTTGGCTTAGGGAACATCCCGCCTCGGCCAGCAAGATTCGCACATCTCAGTCACAAGGTTAAGGAGACCCGCCATTCCCACCGCCCCGAAGAAAGCGCAAGCCAAAAAGGCTCCCGCCAAGAAACCGGCCGCCAAATCCGCCGCCGTCGCCAAACCCAGGGTTCCGGCCAAAAGTTCGAAATCCGAAAAGCCGCAGGCTCTGACCCTTGTCCTGGCCACGCTCGAAGACAACAAGGCCGTTGATGTCGTCGCCATCGACATTACCGGACGTTCGAGCATCGCCGATTGGATGGTGATCGCTTCCGGCACCTCGGCCCGCCATGTCGCTTCGATGGCCGCCCATGTCAGCGAGAAGCTGAAGACGATCGGCATCAAGCCCCGCGACGAAGGCCTGCCGCAGGCCGATTGGGTGGCCGTGGATGGCGGCGATGTAGTGGTGCATCTGTTCCGCCCCGAAGTCCGCAGCTTCTATGACCTGGAAGGCATGTGGTCCTTGGCCGAATCCAAGACGAAGGCCAGCCCCAAGGCCAAGCCTGCCGCGCCGGACGCGACGCCCGAAGCGGCCCCGGCCGAAGAAGCACCAGCCAGGAAGCCAGCGGCCAGGAAACCGACAGCCGTGAAACCGGCGGCCAAGAAACCGGCCCCTGCCAAGAAAGCGGCTCCGGCCAAAAAGCCCGCAGCCAAAAAGCCCGCAGCCAAAAAAGTTGCGACAGACAAAAAGGCGGCCCCTGTGAAAAAGGCGACCCCCGCCAAGAAACCTGCGGTCAAGAAGGCCGCACCGGCCAAAAAGGCGGCGCCCGCTAAAAAGCCCGCCGCCAAGAAGCCATCCCCCAAGAAGAAGGGCTGATGCGCTTTCTGATTCTGGCGGTGGGAAAGGCCAAGGGCAGTCCCGAACAGGTCTTGTTCGAGCATTACGCCAAGCGCCTGCCCTGGCCGCTGGACGTGATCGAGGTCGAGGAGAAGCGCCCGATCTCGGGCGCCGAGCGCAAGGCGAAGGAAGCGCAGCTGCTGCTGGCCAAGCTGCCCAAGAACGCCTTCGCGGTGGCCCTCGATCCCAAGGGCGAGGCTCTGTCCAGCGAAGGGCTGGCGGGAAAGCTGACCCGCTGGCAGGAACTGGGCCGCGACCTAGCCTTTGTCGTCGGCGGGGCCGATGGTCTTGACGAGACGGTTCTGGCCCGCGCCGAAGCCAAACTTTCCTTCGGGGCCATGGTCTGGCCGCATCTTCTGGTCCGCACCATGCTGGCCGAGCAGTTGTGGCGAGCCTTCAGCATCAACAGCGGGCATCCCTATCATCGCGGATAGGTTGGAAACGCCCCGCCGAATGCCCTAATATTCCAACGAACCGATTACTCAGGAAAATAACCATGACCGTCAGCGCCAACCGCCCCCGCCCCGTCGTTCTGTGCATCCTGGACGGATGGGGCTGGCGCGCCGAAACTGCCGACAACGCCATCGCGCTGGCCAACACCCCAACCTGGGACCGCCTGCTGGCCGCCAACCCGCATGCGCTGGTGGAAACGTCGGGTTTGGAAGTCGGCCTGCCCGACGGCCAGATGGGCAATTCGGAAGTGGGCCATACGAATCTGGGAGCTGGTCGCGTGGTGATGCAGGACCTGCCGCGCATCGACCAAGCGGTGGCCGATGGCAGCATCGCCAGCCTTCCCGCCTTCATCCAGGCGATGGAAGCCTTGAAAGCCAGCGGCGGCAAGCTGCATCTGATGGGATTGATCAGCCCCGGCGGCGTCCATTCGCATCAAGATCACATGGCAGCACTGGTCAAGGCGGCGAGTGCCAAGGGCGTTCAGGTGGTCGTGCATGCTTTTCTGGACGGGCGCGACACGCCGCCGCAAAGCGCCAAGGACTATCTGGCCAAGTTCCAGAACGACATCCAAGGAACCAATGCGGCCATCGGCGTGGTGTCGGGCCGTTATTTCGCCATGGATCGCGACAAGCGCTGGGACCGCGTGGAACTGGCCTAC is a window encoding:
- a CDS encoding DUF2478 domain-containing protein, whose amino-acid sequence is MSTAQPYRRPAAILSQPDSATSQRHLIAFARKLLAKGLRVQGLIQETRREAGRKTAMELVEIDSGKRFSIKQNLGQSASCQVDVQGVADATQCLRRALAERPDLVVVNKFSHLESEGQGLAHEMLALMAEEIPVLTTVAPDYREAWEKFTGGMAVLLAPSEAALQDWWLPPGPGGS
- a CDS encoding response regulator, whose amino-acid sequence is MKLCLVVDDSKVIRMVARKILQELTFEVDEAADGKAALELCQKRLPDAILLDWNMPVMSGIEFLRELRKLPGGDGPKVVFCTTENDIEHIQEAILAGANEYIMKPFDSEILQAKFSQVGLL
- the mobA gene encoding molybdenum cofactor guanylyltransferase MobA, which translates into the protein MIARLILAGGQAKRMGGADKALIDLAGKPLIAHVILRLQESQAGRLAISANGDPARFADFGLPVLPDLVPGFPGPLAGILAGMDWARSHFPDGQWLLTVPCDAPFIPLDLAERLLSAVQNGGAELAQASSCGRDHPVIGLWPLSLADDLRHALTVERLHKVGQFARRYKRAMADFPLANGRDPFMNVNCPQDLEAATSLEAPPR
- a CDS encoding chemotaxis protein CheW, whose translation is MDDLLSEFLTETSESISVLDVALVNLEQNPNDREILQNIFRLVHTIKGTCGFLGLPRLEAVAHSAENVLGKFRDGELEVGAQAVTLILGSIDRIKLILSHLEQHEAEPEGNDQDLIVQLNAMAEGKAPPAAAAAAPPPPPPPPPPQPSVSKKEPLPGELSDEELQRIFDATPGPADMAPPPPPPAQEQSQPAHPSEPHEAKAGLPANAAGLPATQGESKAPAMSGDAKESAVAAQTIRVNVELLENLMTLVSELVLTRNQLLQMVRGRDDSEFSAPLQRLSHITTDLQEGVMKTRMQPIGNAWAKLPRIVRDLSVETGKKIDLQMIGAETELDRQVLELIKDPLTHMVRNSADHGLEGTEDRKKAGKPELGKIVLNAYHEGGHIIIEINDDGRGLNMGRIRTKIVQNGLASEAELDSMSDQQIQQYIFKAGFSTAEKVTSVSGRGVGMDVVRTNIEKIGGTIELKSVEGKGTNFTIKIPLTLAIVSALIVECGGERFAIPQISVLELVRTTGTSENAIEMINNAPVLRLRDRLLPLVSLKTLLKLGKPEDEKLEETFIVVAQVGTYSFGIVVDRVFDTEEIVVKPVAPILRNITMFSGNTILGDGSVIMILDPNGIAAATGAMAGSSQATEQAHLKDMHGEEKTSLLVFRAGGEDLKAVPLALVARLEEIDVGAVEQSHGKPVVQYRGHLMPLIMVNERCQLQAEGRQAVLVFSDHERSMGLVVDEIVDIVEDILKVEITVAQPGLIGTAVIAGKATDVIDAGFYLTQAFGDWFGVAKETSAFGEEGASKRILLVDDSLFFRNLLTPLLSVAGFEVTAVEAVDKALQLREQGYTFDAIISDIEMPGLNGFQFAEAVRGDARWMTVPMIALSSHATEKDFERGRKVGFNDYVAKFDRDALLETLNQIVTLGGAA
- a CDS encoding lysine--tRNA ligase — its product is MSDLSALAHSSSSWPFQEAKMLLEERLKGKAPEKGYVLFETGYGPSGLPHIGTFGEVVRTTMVRNAFKLLAPQIPTRLFAFSDDMDGLRKIPDNIPNKDIVAPHLGKPLTVIPDPFGTHESFGHHNNARLRGFLDSFGFDYEFQSATDWYKSGRFDRAALRVLECYDDVINVVLPTLGPERRETYSPFLPVCPTTGRVLQVPVVERNLAAGAIVYKDEDGSFKETPVTGGHCKMQWKCDWAMRWYALGVDYEMSGKDLIDSVTLSSKICRILGGQPPLNLTYELFLDDKGQKISKSKGNGLAVEDWLKYAPEESLAWYMYQAPKRAKRLFFDVIPRAVDDYLSGVEKFPAQEEKARLDNPVWHIHAGQPPINAAPVGFAMLLNLVSVAHAEDKATIWRYIQRYAPTASPETHPMLDRLAGYAIAYYDDFVKPAKTYRKASAAEAKALSDLAVALKAAPVEAEALQSAVYETGKAHAETFPELKDWFKALYQILLGQDQGPRMGGFFALYGIAESVALLERAARGEEMA
- a CDS encoding chemotaxis protein CheW — translated: MNQLVPAGKRSLAEVTAETQDYVTMFIDGQMFGIPVLTVQDVLGPQKVTRIPLAPREVAGSLNLRGRIVTAIDVRRRLGLKDREGVTKPGMSVVVDMNGELYSLLIDSVGEVLSLRSASFERNPPTLDALWREFSTGIYRLDGKLLVVLDVQRLLDLGRSES